From the Chloroherpetonaceae bacterium genome, the window TAGGTTAGATAATTTTGGTTAATTTTGCGCTGCAAAACGGCGTAACCTTCCAAACAACTTGCACTGATGAGCATCAGTAGTCTCCTCTTTGTGTTTCTCGGTGCACAGGTCATTGTGGCGTCAGTGGGCACAGTCTGGTCTCGTCATCCTGTAACGAGTGCGCTTTTCTTGGTGCTTAACTTTTTTGCGTTAGGCGGTCTTTACCTTTTGTTGGAAGCCCAATTCATTGCGGTCGTGCAAGTCTTGGTGTATGCGGGTGCGATTATGGTGCTTTTCCTTTTTACGATTATGCTGCTCAACTTGGATAATGAAACCGCACTCTCTGAAAAATTCGATCTCAGAAAGGGTTTTGCTATCCTCCTTAGTGCTGCCTTGTTCTTAGAGCTGGTCTATATTTTGAGTCTCAAGCTTGATTTACCTGTGAAGCCTGCTATGTTGCCGCCCGAGCAAATGGGTGAAGCCAAGTTTATCGGCAAAGCGCTTCTGACCGACTTTCTGTTTCCATTTGAAATTATCTCGGCACTCCTGCTTCTGGCGATTGTAGGTGCTGTGGTGCTGTCGAAGAAACGCCTTAATCCTTCATAGCATTTATGCAAAAGACTGGCGTGGCACTCTTGCTATGCGTGATGCTGCTTAGCTGCACCGCTAAAAGAGACCCCAGAAGGGTGGTAGAGCCAGCCGGCTCTGCTAACTTTAGGGTCGGTCTTGTGTTTGATGTTGGCGGTCGTGGCGACAAGTCCTTTAACGATGCGGCATATTTAGGACTCGAGCGTGCCGCAAGGGAACTGTCGCTCAAGCTCGAGTATATTGAACCCGGCGAAGGTGCAGACCGACGCACAGCTCTCGAGCAGCTTGCTGCGCAGCCTGATGTCAAGCTGATTGTTGGTGCAGGGTTTATCTTCACGGACGACATCACCGATGTGGCTAAGGCGTTCCCAGACAAAAAGTTTGCCTGTGTCGACTACACGCTGGAT encodes:
- a CDS encoding NADH-quinone oxidoreductase subunit J; this translates as MSISSLLFVFLGAQVIVASVGTVWSRHPVTSALFLVLNFFALGGLYLLLEAQFIAVVQVLVYAGAIMVLFLFTIMLLNLDNETALSEKFDLRKGFAILLSAALFLELVYILSLKLDLPVKPAMLPPEQMGEAKFIGKALLTDFLFPFEIISALLLLAIVGAVVLSKKRLNPS